A stretch of DNA from Hydra vulgaris chromosome 03, alternate assembly HydraT2T_AEP:
atagagctgtaaaaataatttctgcAATTGATAATGCATTACTAGCAAACACTATGGCACTTGGAACTATTGGAATTGGTTTTTTATCAACAATCATTGCAGCACCAGTAGTTATTGCATGTGAAGGTGCAGCATTAAGAGCAGGTGTGTTATCAATAATAGGCggacaagttaataaaaaaatgaatttaaaagcagaaaagcatAAAAAGATTAAAGTGCTTGCTgattcaaaactaaatacaataagcaattacatttctaaagctttagTAGATGGGCATATAGATGACAAGAAATTTGAGTTAATACTTGGTGAACTTGAAAAATTTCAGACAATGATGGAGCAAAttagaataaaagttaaaaatgaaattgatgaaCAAACAAAGTTGTCACTAATCGACCAAGAGagagaagaagctattaaagtAATTCAAAgtaggtttaataaaaaaacagtcacttaacattttattgacaaataaTAAGATATGCAACATTTATATCCGTTCTTTTTAGAATGTAGTAAACGTGAAAgagatttgaataaaaaaaatatttggaactACTTGGATTTGGAAAAGGAGGTTTAATTGTTGATTCAGGAAGTCGCTCTATATTTATCACTGATTATGAAAACTTTCAGATACCATCAACTTATAGTGATGATGAGAGAACttatattaagattattagAAACAAATGATatcatttataaagattttgagATTAAAAAGAATTGTGGAACGTTtaatattgattatttaaatagtttgcTAAAACGTAAAACGTAACGTAAAGCGTAACGTAAAACGTAACGTAAAACGTAACGTAAAACGTAAAACGTAACGTAAAACGTAAATCATAAAACACAACATAAACTTTTATGTTgtgtttttaatcttttttatataaaaacaaaatgtcatttttaaaaactacagaAACTGAAAAGAAAGATCAAATTGTAAAAGAATTATCATAGCGTAAAAAAAGAATACAGTAGAATGATCTTAGTGAAAAGATTGGAGATTCTAATTTGCAGATAGACTTGTCAAAATTGTACAAGCCATTAATTgatagtcaatctggaataaaGGAGAATATATCTAAATTGCAAGATCAAGCTAATCAATTTGCTCTTACGTTTTCAAATGCATATCCTGAAATACTTACTTATGGATCTAAAGAAATAATGCCTTCTgatgaatttttaaagttgGGAAAAATTGCAACAGACAATCTTAGGATGTATACTTATAGTAAAAAGTCTACAGACACTACATTTGGAATACATTCTAAAGAgggtaaattttttatagcaaaagttccaatattaattaataacgATGATATAGATATAAATGGAATAAAATACATTGGTACTCCTGGTCTTTGGGAATTACTAACAAAGTCTAATCCTAATAaggaaatatataatatagatgaTCTTCACAATTATCGagatataataatacaaacagaTGCAATTACTACTGATTCAGGAAAACCAAAGTCATCTCGGAGcgaaaaatacaaagaaataaTAGCTCCCATTTGGAGAGAGTTAAAGAGAACTAGAATGCGTGAGTATCAAAGAGAATCAAAGGGAACAGGAGTAGGACCAAAAATTCTTCCTAGCGATCCTATTGCACTCCTTGATATGCTTGAGTTACTTATAGCTGGATGGAGAGCAGGTAATTCTGGATCAAGAAATGAAGCTGTTACAATTTGTGATGAATTGTTAAGACAAGGTGTCATGAATAGTGATCAGTATAAAGCAATACAAAATAATCTAGCAATATGATaatatgaaaatgataatatgaatatgataatatgagtaaaaaaaattaaaaaaaaattgcgtacATAAAAAtgctatttgttaaaaataagaaatatgttAAGCAAGTTGTTGGAGGAAGTGGTATATttgatagtttaataaatttatttaaacgagCAGCATCATCAAATGTAAGAAGAGTGTCATCAGCTATGTTGAAGAGGTTAGCTGCTAGCGATTTAGGAAAAACTGCAATAACTGCTGCTAAATCAGCAGGGAAAGAACTTTCACCATCAGCAATAGAAGCTGCTAAAGATGTCGCAGTTGAAAAAGGAAAACAATTAATTAGAAAAGCATCTACTAAAGTTTCTCAACCAAAAACAgtcattaataataaaattaatgacataatctcaaatttaaataaaaaagctgatGAAGTTACAccaaatataaatagtataatgaTGGGGTCTGCAATAAAATCAACAGCTATAAGGATAGAAGATCTAGTAAAAAAAGGCCGCGGTCTTCGAttggcttaatttttttatatttattttccattttgaaaaaaaaaatttttatatattgtatataaaaaaatggcaactactgatgtattaaattttactgAAATCCCAACTGTGattaatggaattgaaagatttGAATTCCATGAATATGAACCAGCAGCTCGCACAAATCTAAATAGCTCTGGAGAAATAAGAATTTACATTGAGCAACAAGATTTGTTCACACTTCCATCTGAGGCTTATCTTTTGTTTGAAGGAAGACTTCTTAAACTTGATGGGACAGTTTATGCTAATGCAGATGCAGTGGCGCTTACAAATAATGGTATTATGCATTTATTCAGGGAAATATCATAtcaattatcaaaacaaaatatagaaaatatttttagtccAGGTCAAGCAACAACAATGTTAGGAATGCTTAAATACCCAGATGACTTTCAATTAGCACAAGGATTAAATCAATTGTGGTACAAAGATTCTTCAACAACAGCAGTACTTGTTGATAACTCAGGGTTTGCAGTACGACAATCATACATAATTCAGAAACCAACCACAAAGGGAACATTTTCATTTTGTATACCTTTAAGACACATTTTTGGATTCTGCGATGATTACAACAAAGTTATTTACGGATTTAATTATACACTAACTCTTGTTAGAAAAGGTGAAACTGAAGTAATTTTTAGAAACGCTCTTGCAGCTGCAGGAAAAGTTAATCTTGATAAAATATCATTGTTCATGCCACATGTGATTCCATCAGATTTAGAGAgagtttatctttataaaagtaTTGAATCAAAAGTGAAACTTCCAGTAACTTTTCGCGCAAGGCAGTGTGATACTATAACTGTTCCACAATCTACAACGTTTTCTTGGAGACTTTGCGTAAAGACAATAACTTATCATTTCCAAATCATCAATTTTCAAGAGCCTATAGAGATGCATCTGTATTTAGTGAAAACTTTTATGGAATGAACGATTTGATAACACAAAGCAACAAAACTCCTTCAGACTATAAAGATTTATACCCACTCTTTGTTTTTGAAGTTAGTAGAcaatcagaaaaattaaaatcatcagTAGTAGATGTACAAATTAAAGCAACATTTAATGCAGCTGTTCCAGCAAATACTAAAGCGTTTGCTGTTGTAATATCGGATAAGTTTTTACACTTTCAATCAGACGGAAATAGGTTGAACgttgtttattaacttttttttgaattgatttaaaaatttttttatctttatataataaaaatgtattatacaAGGGCAAACTTGCAGaagttgttaaaagaaaagaaaatttcacAAACGTCTAAAAATTATGTTACATTGTTAATGATTACTGTAGATAATGGGTTGATTGATAAAGAATCAATCATGTGAAAAGCAAGAGAAGCAACTGATGATAAAAGACCAGTTGGAATACCTAGAATACATCCAGTAAAAGAAGTAGATCCTTCGGATCCATGCAAAGTAAATGAGAAAAGACCAGTTGGAAGACCTAGAATACATCCAgtaaaagaagagaaaaaagaaatagatcCAAAATATGTTTCATAGAATCAATGTTTGTTGGTGCTTCTGCAAGCCATGATACAGCCATACCAactaaaatgttgtttttgttcTGCCCTCCACAGCCATCACTCACCAAGCAAACTGTCGTAAGTATACTTTCAAATGATTCACTTTCCTGaacaatgtttttcaaataatcgaAAATAGCGCTAGAAATTTCGTTTGAACCATGAAATGCTTCATTTTCCATCCACGTATATGAATAATTCTAAAGAGATACGTGTTTATGTAACCCAAAGTTGTATAACGACAactgaagaaaataaaatgcttCCTGACACGTCACGCATGACAAGGATTGAACTTGCTGCAATTCAAATACAATACTGTATGTCGTTTCTGGTATGTTCTTAAGTGatgcataaaatgtttttgctcGTAACTTGTGCACTCTCAGTTGcattaaaagaacaaatttatCTTATGATAAGTATACTCGTAGCTGATTTCTGAGGCTTTCACAATTTGTACAGGTATTAAAAGCAGGCGAGGAAAATCCTATATTGAACTCTTGTCTGAAAGTACTACTGAAAAAACTATATTCAACTTTTAGGTCTGCAGCTGAGGTGGGTGAGTATTAGATTTTGCATAAATtagttatcttttaaattaaattggcAAATACAATCTTACACTTTTCTTTCTCCCATAGTGACTTTTTGTTGctcaaagttttttgataaattggCGAACACTCATTTTTCGAGATATGTTTTTGTCACCTATACGATTTCAACCAGGGCCTTCAGTGGCACATCGTCGATTTTCAACATGAtatttaattacaactttcaagCGATTTCTACCGATTGGATGAATGATTTTTCGAAAGGCACTTTAACAAACAcgatttgttttaatgaaatagTTAGTCGAGTAAGATTTGTTAAATACCCTTTGGCAAAATCTTGTCCGAACTCTTTTGGAACTGGTCACTTTGACATTTAGTAGAATGTGGTTGTCCtgcagcacttttttatttgtttggaaAAGCTCACGACGGAATGACAAAACATCATCATGGCGAACAAGTGAACATCTAAAAGCAGAGCATTTCTTAGCGTTCTGACCCTTGGACTAGATTTTGTCTTTGGTCGCTTTTTGACTTCATGTTTATGTTTACATGTCGATGTTACATCAATCAAATTCTCACTCACATTCACTTGGtgcttacaaaaatatatatattaataaagtactataaaataaattttaataaaaacatttttattatcagTTTATGGTTATGGTGAGCTTAAGAGTGATGATGGTTTGATTAGAGTAAGTTACTACTGTTCGCTTAGGGTTAGGTTAAGCTTAGGTTAGGGTTATACTAGGATTTGCTTGTAATGTTAGGGTTTGATTAAGGTTATGTTACAGTAATGTTGTCCCTGAGCAGTTTACTGTGAAGTCCCAGATGCAATTATTGTAGAGGGGACCGAGGAGGTAGGGAGGgaagaactttttaaacaatttagctCTCTGCTGCATTGCATTTCTCGGCTCGAAAAACTGCAAAGGCTCACACTCTGCGTGTTTATACTGTGaagtttatagtaataaaaattatttaggttAGATTTGCGCCCATGGCAGGATATAACCATCTTGCAAATTGGTGCGAGATAGTCCAGAGCAAAAATATCAGGGGGGGGGGGAACATCATTGGGCGAAATAACCATGGGGCGGACTGACCCTGGAGCTTTACAATGCTGCAACCAAGATTAGTGTAAGCAAGATTAGTATAAGACACTATTCATTTTATATCATAACAAAAGTTGCataccttttaaattttgcttttatccAATTTCCACCAATACTTTTTCGTTTTCTGGACCCCTGATTCGATCCCTGAGGTAATAGTAATGCGCTGTGATTGGTATATACTCGTTCAATACTCGTTCGCAATCTGTCTGGTTTTGCATGTCTAAAAATGGAATCGAGGAAAGGACTTGCCTGATTCTGCAGAATTTAACGATTTTCATCACGCTTTATCTCAAGGTCGTGTCTGATTATGCACGTCTGACCTGTTTGAAGACACGTAGAACATGCCCACAATGCTTGGGGCGCTAAATGTACGTAAAATGTTAAGAATGGACTTGTCTGGTTTTGCAGGTTCACTCCTCAAATACAAAGCTGAGTAACGGTGTTTGTAACAATCGACAaataaaacatacatatttGCTTGagatttaatagtttaatatacGGTATGCGACAAAAGTGTTTGTGTtacatgtttttgaaaaatattcttttttaaaataaatgattgatatacatgtttatatatcaatatatatataccaaaataAAGGTAATTCATTGTAGTTTCATGTTTTGAGCCTGAATTTAAATGAATGAGAAGTGTTTATagcaaattatttattgaaacaaAATGTCAGATGTAAACAGTTTTGTCGCGATTTAtgctattattaattttaatgcgAAATTAATACTTTGTGTAGCCTCCACGACTTCTAATGACTGCTGCAATTCTCGCAGGCATGCTACCAATCAACTTCTTGCATTCTTCAACAGTTATCGAACTCCAAACATACTCAACTCGTTCCCATAATTCTTGTCGACTGGCTGCTCTTGTTTCATAATTATAAACTCGATTCTTCACAATAGACCAAAAATTCTCGATCGGGTTAAGATCGGGACTTTGCGCAGGCCACTCTAGAATTTAATCTTGCTTTCGTCTGTCCAAATCACCTTACTCCACTCAGCAAAAGTCCAGTTTTCATACTTCTTTGCGAATTCCAATCGTTGTTTACGATGTTTCGGTGTTAGTAGTGGTTTCTTGATCTTCTTTTTTGCCTTGAATCCAATTCTCTTGAGTTCTCTCTGCACTGTTCGAGTACTTACCACTGTACCTTGAGCattatttaattgtttctttACATCGTGTGCtgattttgctttatttgtcATGATTAATCTAGAAATTGTTCTCTGATCTCGAGTAGTGAAAATTTTCTTGCGTCCATTTTTGTTGCATTTCTCCTCCATATTGTTTCGCTTCTTAATTTTATAGACTAAACAATAAGATATAATAAGTTCTCGTCCTATCTCACGAAGAGACAATCCTGATTTAAGCTTCTGAACAgctaaattttcaatttctttcGACACTTTCTTCATTctttcaattataatttttctgtTGTTTACATTAcgaattttaagtttaaataaaccGTTTATTACTAATTGagatatgttttatttaaacaaattaaaaatatagccACAAAGTATTAATTTcgcattaaaattaataatagcaTAAATGCGACAAAACTGTTTACATCTGACATTTTGTGTCAATAAATAATTTGCTATAAACACTTCTCATTCATTTAAATTCAGGCTCAAAACATGAAACTACAatgaattacttttattttgatatatatatattgatatataaacatgtatttcaatcatttattttaaaaaagaatatttttcaaaaacatgtaAACACTTTTGTCGCATACTGTATTATCTATTTAAGATTTGTTTACCTAGTTTAGTTAAGtttgtataaaacatttttcaaatctCAAGAATTTAATCGGACCTTAAGAAGTTATTTTATAGCTGTTTTagtactttttacaaaattgtgTATATTACGCAATAGTTTACACACTATTTTCAAAGCGTTAAAACAAAGGTGGCGGACGTTGGCAGATTTTTACAAAAGTATCTGATTGTTGACAGCCTATATTAATTATTgttcgtaaaaaaattttaactccacAAGACCATACTTGCCAACAGAAACATTATTgtcttataattttatgtaaaaattgaaactCAAATAGGTCATCGCAAAAGCGCTCTATATTATGCACaacaacaacataaatttaaaataattttatttaaaaatataggtCATACCTTCCTCTTCCataattataagtttaatttttcaaaactgaaCAATATGATAACAAAAGCTGGAATAACAAATgtcacaaaaaacaacaacgcCACGTTCTGAATGAAAATGTGACAAAAGGAAGAAGCgaggataattttttttataacgtaATCTAATGAAGCAATTATCTAGCTTGAAAATTATAAGgttaatagaatttttataccaactttttttttgacttttgagcgattttattatacatattgtGCATCGGTTACATTAAACGATTctgacaataattttaatattcctcatttttaaattatctcacaaaaaagaaaaacaaataaatgggattaaaatatttgtcataaattaaacagaagttgcatattaaatatctaaaagcATAAACACCTCataggggtcatccataaatgatgtcagtaaATATAGGGGGAAGAAAGTGCTGGAAAGTTTGACACAAATTGACAATGGGGAGGGGGTGATGAGGCCAAAATGATGtcagtttaatttatttttttagttttaatgagCAGATTTTAACGGTATTTACATCTACTAAATGgtataaaaatgatgttttgttTGTGGggaaattaatattaaatgcgGGGAATTtgatatcatattttattaaattatttattatataatattataaattaatataataagtttCCCAGagacattaaataaataacaactactaacgtaaaataaaaattactatcgttttattaatatattaccaTTTGACTGCGAATCAAATTATGTTAGAAATATTAACTCTTTGTATATAAAATTCACAATCGTTATTCGCTCCCTAGCGGATTATAAAATGTGGTTCAAAGTAAACTCATAAAAGTAAACtcataaatttgtcattttttgaaattaaattgtcGTTATTTCAAATACGAAACTCTAATTGCTCTCTAGTTGATTGAAATCTGCTTGGAGCATCCAGAAgtcaaagaaaaactaaaaatcagaAAGAAACCTGGTCGACTATCATTAGAAGTAGATCAACCTCTTCTTTTGAAGGCGATTATGGATATTGCTCTCCATGGTTCGTCCGCTGATGAAAGACGTCGATCAGAGGTTATTTGGGTAATGATAGCTTAGCTATGTTTGTTAATATTGTATTTGTTAGAATTTTACTCTTAATTAGTACTTGCACTTTTGTAAACATCCTTGAAATgttaacaactatttttaaGATTTGATTTGAATATAATTTACGAAATAAATCCCGTTttctgtaaaaaagttaattttatccaaatatatttctttattatttagagCATTAAAACTCTCGACGAATTGACATCCGAGATGAACAAAATTGGATTTGCAATCAGCAAGAGCGCCCTCTATACTCGTCTACTTCCGAGAAGTTACGGAACATTAGAAGGCAAAAGGCACGTCAAAACAGTCCCTGTTAGGTTGATCAGCCCTCAGAATGAATCTCATTTAAAACATGTTGACGGACTCTTTTGCAGTTCaactataaaatatgttgaAGAAGTTTGTTCTATTTTACGGCCTGATGAAGTGTGTTTCATTAGCCAAGACGACAAGGCTTGAGTGCCAATTGGAATCACAGTAGCCAAAAAACAGGCGCCGTTGTTGATGCATTTGGAGTACCAGGTAACTCTCCCGGACCACGACTAGGTCGAAAAAGATGGTCTTGGAAAAACAGATGCTGTTACTTATTCTGGACCTACCTACATTGCTGTTCGATCAGGAAAACACGCATCCTCGACCGCCTTCGCTCATGGATTAGACTTTCAGCGGCTCTTGGATATCAAAGAATTCGACTCTATTACCAGAGATCCTCAAACTTATATGGTTAAACCTATCGTTGTGTTTAGCGTCGATGGAGGACCCGACGAAATTCCCAGATACCAGAAAGTAATTGAAATCGGGCTTCACCATTTCCTGAAGAACTACCTTGACGCTCTTTTCAACATGACGAACGCTCCAGACCGCAGTGCATTCAACAGTGCTGAGCGACGAATGGCACCTCTTAGTAAAGAATTATCTGGGGTGATTCTTCCGCACAAACATTACTGAACTCATCTTGATTCTCAAGGTAATTACATTGACAAAagttaatttgtaaaaatattaatataacttttaacttataataatcaacatatctttttaaattaagcaGGACAATAgatgaaaatttagaaaaacagaaCTTTGGTTTTGTTGGACAGGTTTTG
This window harbors:
- the LOC136078431 gene encoding uncharacterized protein LOC136078431: MATTDVLNFTEIPTVINGIERFEFHEYEPAARTNLNSSGEIRIYIEQQDLFTLPSEAYLLFEGRLLKLDGTVYANADAVALTNNGIMHLFREISYQLSKQNIENIFSPGQATTMLGMLKYPDDFQLAQGLNQLWYKDSSTTAVLVDNSGFAVRQSYIIQKPTTKGTFSFCIPLRHIFGFCDDYNKVIYGFNYTLTLVRKGETEVIFRNALAAAGKVNLDKISLFMPHVIPSDLERVYLYKSIESKVKLPVTFRARQCDTITVPQSTTFSWRLCVKTITYHFQIINFQEPIEMHLYLVKTFME